The following is a genomic window from Pseudomonas sp. FP2335.
CCGCGAAGCTGCAATTGACCCTGCCGCTGCGCAGCCTGCCGACGCCAGTACTGGGTCGCGCGCCGCTGCGCTTGGGCATGACCGCCGTGTTGGTGCCCGGCGGCGACGCCCAACCGCAGCAACGCCTGACGATCAACTTGGGCCGCTATCAAGGCCTGTCGATAAACCCTTGCAACCGGGAGACACAGCATGTCGCGTACCCTTTTTAGCCTTGTGATGCTGGCGCTGCCCCTCGCCGGGTGTGGCCTGGCCCAGACCGTGGCGGACGGCACGGCGTCCGCCGCCCAGGCGATTTTCTACAAGCAGGTGAAAACCCTGCACCTGGATTTCAGCGCGCGCGCAGCCCTGAATACCGACACCGCCGACATGAATGCGCTGTCGCTGCCGACCCTGGTGCGCGTGTACCAGTTGCGTGACGACACCGCTGTAGCGCGGGCGACCTACGAAGGCTTGCTGGGCGATGACGAGCAACTGCTGGCCGGCGCATTGCTGGACAAACACACCCTGGTGGTGAAACCCGAGGAGGGCGCACCGCTCAGTGTGCCCCTGCACAAGGACGCGCGGTTCGTCAGCGTGGCGGCCTTGTTCCGCAGCCCGGATACCCGCGCCAACAGCTGGCGCCTGACCTTGGCTCGCGATGAACTGGACCCCGAGCGGGTGCGGGTCATCGAGTTGGGAGACAACCGCTTGCGCCTGCGTCCGTTGGCAAAGGACTGAACCATGGGCGAATCCAACCCGTCGTTGTACGAATTGCTGCTGCAGAACTTTGCCGGTGAGTTGCCGCTGCATCAGGTCAGCGAAGCACACCAGCACACCCTGTCAGTCCTGGACAACCTGCAGCGCATCCTCAACAGTCGCGCCGGTGCCCTCAGCCATTTGCCCGACTACGGCCTGCCGGACATGGGCCTGATCCTGCAAGGCCTGCCCGCCACAGCCCACAGCCTGATCGGGATCATGGGCGACACCTTGCTCACTTATGAACCGCGCCTGGCGGCAATCGCCATCGAGCTGTTGCCCCAGGCGCTGCCCGGGCACCTTGAGTACGCCCTGGAGCTGCAATTGAAGGATGGGCAGCGCGTGAGCGTAGGCACCACCCTGGCACCCACGGGCGACGTCACGCTGCGGGCGTTGAAACCGGGCGCCGCCCCAGAGCGATAAGGAGCACCCCATGAGCGCAGTGTTTGAAACGCATATCCAGGTCGGTGGCGACCCGCGGCACCTGGCCGAATTCACCGCCGTGCACGCCGAGATGGCCAAGCTCGGCCATCCTGCCCGCCCGGATGTGGACTGGGCGAGGGTGGAGCAGGGCTGTCTGGCGCTGTTCCAGAGCAATGGCGTGGAGCTCAACAGTGCGTGTTTCTACACCTTGGCTCGCGGCCAGCGCCACGGGCTGGAGGGCATCGTCCAGGGCGTGGTGCTGCTCACGGCGTTGGTGGGCGAGTGGTCGCGCTTGTGGCCGCCGATGGTGATGGTGCGCCAGACCTTGCTGGAGTGGTTGTGCGAGCAACTGCAACGGTTGGTGCGCAGCCTCGCGGGGGTGTCGCCAAGCGTGAGCGTGCTGCTGCAGTTGGACGTTGAATTGGCGCGTTTGCAGGCACGTCTGCTGCCGCTGCTTGGCGGGCCGTTATTGACGTTGGAGTCGCTACGCCAGCAGGTCGGCCAGTTGAGCCAGCGCTTGGAGCCGCAACGGCTGCCAAGCGCAATGGCCCCGGCGTGGCCAGCCCCCGTGGTGATCCTGCCGCCGCCAGCCCTGCCAATGCGCAAGCCGCGCCGGGGGTTGTGGCTGGGCGCCGGGGTGCTGGCGACGGCCATGGTCACCGGGCTGTGGCTCAGCGGGGCAGACAGTGACAAGCCGTCCCTGCCCGAGCCGATCCGGCTGGACAGCCTGGCGCTGTTCGACCCCGGCAGTTCAACCCTCAAGCCCGGTTCGACCAAAGTCCTGATCAACGCCTTGGTGGGCATCAAGGCCCAGCCGGGCTGGCTGATCGTCATCGCCGGGCACACCGATGCGAGTGGCACCGTCGAGCACAACCTGGCTCTGTCCCACGCCCGCGCCAGCGCCGTGCGCGATTGGATGCAACGCATGGGCGACCTCGCCGACAGCTGCTTTGCCGTGCAGGGGCTGGCCGCCAGCCAACCGATTGCCAGCAACCAAACCGAGGCCGGGCGCAGCGCCAATCGGCGCGTGGACATTCAACTGGTGCCGCAGGTGGGCGCGTGTGAGGAGCCCGCACGGGCGCAGGAATAACCCGCGCCGCAGCCTGAATGCGACTTGTCCGCGCTTCCCATGTCACCCCCCCCATCGGTCAAATCCCTTAATTTTCCAGCCCTACCGGACGCCCCTCCAGGCGTGCGGCTGCGTCCGCATTTTTTAACCGGCACCACCCGAGCCAAGCGGCAGCTGAAAACGGACTTTCTCCTCAACCGTGACGTATCAGGCAGGTTACCTCCCATGCAGTTCAGCGAATTACTGGCAGCGATTTCCACCCATGCGATCCGTCTGCAACTGGAAGAAGGCGACCTGATTATCCTCGGCGATGACGAGGCACTGGACGACGTGTTGTGGGATCAGTTGATCGCGCACGAACCGCGCTCCCTGGCGTTGCTGCTGTCGTTGATCGCGGTGATTTCGCTGCTGTCGTACGCCCTGGGCTCGATCGTCACAGCGTTTGCCTGTTCGACGTTGATCGGGATTGTGTTCGGCTTTGTGCCGGCGAGGAATGTGGCGCGGCTGGACCCGATTGAGGCGTTGGCGCGGGACTGATCTCTTTTGGATGATAAAGATCAACTGTGGGAGCGGGCTTGCTCGCGAATGCGGTGAATCAGTCTGCATATTCAGTGACTGACACACTGCTTTCGCGAGCAAGCCCGCTCCCACACAAGCCCGCTCTCATATTTAGAACTGTGTTGGCTCAGACATCCGTGGTTTGCTCTGTTGAGTACATCCACCGCAACAACGAATGTCGTCCACTGATCCCCAGCTTGATCGACGCGCGCTTGAGGTAGCTCTCAATCGTGTTGACCTTCAACGCCAACTGCTCGGCCAACTCCGGTGCGGTACGCCCGGCCAGCAGGCCAACGCACACTTCCAGTTCACGTTTGGACAGGGTCAGCCCCGATTGCACCAGGCGCTCTTCGATGCGTCGGCGCAGGGTTTCGAGGCCTTGGTTTTGCGGCGCCGTCCCATCGTTGTCCAGGCGGCACGGCTGGATCGCGGCGATGTGCTTTTCCACCATGGGCAGCAGCAGGGTGGAAAAGTCCTGCAGCATGCTGCGCTCCTGGGCGGAGAAGTTGGCCGACTGGTGCGAGCGGTACACCGAGAGCACGTAGCGCACGTCGTCCTTGTGACGGGTGAGGTGCATTTGCGCGGCCGGTTGTTCTTCGCCCATGGTCGCCACCGAATCGGTGTAGACCGGGCTGATGGTGCGACGGGTGTGGCCGTCGGAGCTCGCTCGCAATTGGCTGATATGGGTGGCGTCCACTGCCAGTTGGGTGAGGATCAGGTCATGCAGCATGCGTGGGAAATGGCGACTGCCGGTGCTGGCGATGACCTTGCCTATATGTGGGAACAGGTGTGAGTTCATCTGCTTCGTCCATGAGTTTCGAGTGCAGGTATTCAGCCATGACGCGGCGGGAATCAACGAATGCTAGTGCGAATACCCCACAGTGAGAGCGTTTCCCGCCGAGACGTATGCTAGTACAGCCTGGCGCCGGGAAGGGGATCCAATCCGGATTAATCCAGATTAAAACCGCATAACGGTAGTCGGACCCTTCCGACCACCGTTAAGGAAACGAGCTACGGTTTATTTCAGCGCATGCTCAACCGTTGCCGTATGACGCGGCGCAGCCCGCGTGCATTTGGCCAGGGCCTGCTGCACATCCGCCAGTAGGTCGGCGATGTCTTCCAGGCCCACCGATAAACGCACCAGACCTTCGCTGATGCCGTGGTGTGCACGCTGTTCCGGGGTGTAGGTGGAATGGGTCATGCTGGCCGGGTGTTGGGCCAGTGATTCGGCGTCGCCCAGGCTGACCGCACGGGTGAACAGCTTGAGTGCATTCATGAAGCGCCGACCGCTGTCGATGCCGCCCTTGAGTTCGAAGGCGATCATGCCGCCGGACAGTTTCATCTGGCGCTGCGCCAACTCGTACTGTGGGAAGGATCGCAACCCTGGGTAAGTCACCCACTGCACGGCCGGGTGGGCGTCCAGGGCTTCGGCGACGGCCTGGGCGTTGGCGCAATGACGGTCCATGCGCAGGGCCAGGGTCTTGAGGCCGCGCATCAGCAGCGCCGCATCCTGCGGTGACATCACTGCGCCGGTCAGGTCCTTGAGCCCTTGCAAGCGGATGCGTTGCGCCAGGGCGAGGCTGCTTACGGCGATACCGGCGGTGATGTCGCCGTGCCCGCTGAGGTACTTGGTGGCCGAATGCACCACCACATCCGCGCCCAGTTCCAGCGGCCTTTGCAGATAGGGCGTGCAGTAGGTGTTATCGACCACCACGGTGATATTCGGTTGCGTATGGGCGAGGGCGGCCACGGCGGCGATGTCCACCAGTTGCAGGGTGGGGTTGGCCGGGGTTTCGCAATAAATCATGCGCGTGGCGGGGGTGATTGCGGCGCGCACGGCGGCGAGATCGGTGAGGTCGACATGGCGCACCTTGATGCCGAATTCGCCGATGCCGTGGTGCAACAGCGCAAAGGTGCAACCGTACAGAGTCTGGCTGACGAGCACTTCATCGCCGGGGCGCAGTAGGGTCCAGAACGTGGCGGCAATCGCGCCCATGCCGGAACTGAACGCCACGGCGGCCTCGCCGTTTTCCAGGGTGGCCATGCGCGCTTCGAGCAACGCCAGTGTGGGGTTGGAAATGCGCGTATAGAAGTGGCCGTTGGCTTCACCGGCAAAACACGCAGCCCCGTATTCGGCGGTAGGAAAGGCGAAGGTGGCGGACAGATAGATCGGCGGCACGAGCGCGCCGTGGTGGTCCTTGGGGTCATAACCGTGATGGATGGCGCGGGTCGAAAAGCCGAATGCATTGTGTTTATTGTTCATGTCGGGCGCTCCTTATTTCCTACAATGCTATGCTCATAACCGCAGATGAACGTTGCAAAGTTTGCTGCCAAAACACCGCCTCAAGGCATGAAAAACCGATAAAAATAAGGAATAGGGGCACATTATGCCTGTGAGTCTGGATCGCACCGACAAAGCCCTGTTAAACGCGCTGCAAGGTAACGCCCGCCTCACCGTGGCCGAGTTGGCCGAGCGTGTTTCCCTGACCACTTCGCCGTGCTGGCGGCGGGTGCGCAACCTGGAGGAGAGCGGGGTGATCAGCGGCTACCAGGCGATCCTCTCGCCCAAAGCGCTGGGCTATGGGGTGACGGCGTTCGTGAGCATCATGATGGAGAGCCATACCCAGGAAATCGCCCGTGCATTCGAGCAGCGGCTGCTGGCGATCCCGGAGATCGTCGCGTGTCATAACGTCTCGGGGCGCTATGACTTTTTGCTGGAAGTGGTGGCCAAGGACCTTGAGTCGTTTGGCGAATTTGCACGGGAAGTGTTGCAGACGCTGCCGTGTGTCAAAGAGATCTATTCGAGCTTTTCCTACAAGTCGGTGCGGCCGTTGCGGGTGATTCCCTTGCCCCAATAACGCACATACCAACCCCGTATCGAGGCGATAGGGCGGGGCAGCCTAAGCTAATTCTAAAAAGTTATTTATTGAGGTTTTTTAAGATCATTTAGATTGGTTGCTCCCACCATAGACGTTCATGGAGTGAGCCGCCGATGTCCCAGCTTCAGTCAATCACCACCTTGCCGTTGCTCGACTTGTCGCAGCTCGACGCAGGCCCGCAGCAGCGTCAGCAGTTCCTCGATGAGCTGCGGTTTGCCGCGCGGCATATCGGTTTTTTCTACCTCACCGGCCATGGCATCGACGCGGCGCTGCTGGCCGAGGTGCAGCAGCAGGCGCGGGCATTTTTTGCCTTGCCCGAGGCCGACAAACTCGCCGTCGGCATGCTCAACTCGCCACATTTTCGCGGCTACAACCGTGCCGCCTCGGAGATCACCCGTGGCCAGCCGGACCTGCGCGAACAGTTCGATGTCGGTGCCGAGCGCGAGCCCTTGAGCGTGGCGCAACACCCGGCCGCTTGGGCCCGGCTGCAAGGCCCCAATCAATGGCCGGCGGCGTTGCCTGAGCTCAAACCACTGGTGCTCGGCTGGCAGCAGGCGATGACCCAGATGGCCTTGCGCCTGTTGCGTGCCTTCGCCCAGGCCCTGTCCCTGCCGGAAAACGCCTTTGACGCGCTGTACGGCGACAAACCCAACGAACACATCAAGCTGATCCGCTACCCCGGCCGCCATGCACAGCAAAGTCGCCAAGGCGTCGGCGCGCACAAAGACTCGGGGTTCCTCAGCTTCCTGCTGCAAGACCAGCAAGCCGGCTTGCAGGTGGAAGTGGAAGAGGGCCGTTGGATCGACGCGTCGCCGCGCCCCGACACCCTGGTGGTGAACATCGGCGAATTGCTCGAACTGGCAAGCAACGGCTACCTGCGTGCCACCGTGCACCGGGTGGTCTCGCCGCCGCTGGGCAGCGAGCGTTTGTCCCTGGCGTTTTTCCTCGGCGCGCAACTGGACGCAGTGGTGCCGGTGTACCAGTTGGCGCCCGAACTGCTGCGCGACGCCCATGGCCCCGAAAGCGACCCGCGTAACCCGTTGCTGCGCGACGTCGGTTGGAACTACCTCAAAGGCCGCCTGCGCTCGCACCCCGACGTCGCCCAACGTTTTTATACCGATGCCACGCTGCCCCAAGCACTGTCCGCCTGATCAGGAGATCACCCCATGTTGAAAAAAACCGCGCTTTCCCTGGCAGTGTTGCTCGCTTCATTCAGCGTGTCGGCCGCCGATGCCTTGCGTGTTGCCGCCGACCCGATTCCCCATGCGCAGATCCTCGAATATGTGCAGAAACTCGACCCGGGCCTGAACCTCAAGATCATCGAGATTCCCAGCGGCGTGAACTCCAACGAGCTGCTCGCCCACGGTGATGTGGACGCCAATTACTTCCAGCACTTGCCGTACCTCAATTCCCAGGAGCAGGCGCTCGGCCAGAAATTCAGCGTCGCGGCCACTGTGCATATCGAGCCGTTGGGCATTTATTCGCGGCGTCACAACAGCTTCGCTCAAGTGCCGGACAAGGGCACCGTCGCCGTGCCGAACAACGTCACCAACCTCAGCCGCGCGCTGTACCTGCTGCAAGCCAATGGCCTGATCAAGCTCAAACCGGGTTTCAACGATGCGGCCAAGGACCAGGCCACGCCGAAAGACATCGCCGAGAACCCCAAGCACCTGAAGATCCTGGAGATCGAATCACCGCAAATCCCCCGTGCGCTGGACGATGTGGACCTGGCGGTGATCAACGGCAACTTCGCCCTTGAAGCCGGCCTGGAACCGGCCAAGGACGCGCTGGGCCTGGAAGCGGCCAAGGGCAACCCCTACGCCAACATCCTGGTGACTACGCCGAAACTGGCCAAAGACCCGCGCATCGAGCAGTTGGCCAAGGACTTGCGTTCGCCCCAGGTGGCCAAGTTCATTACCGAGAAATACGCCGGTTCGGTGATCCCGGTGGCGGCCGAATGATCGTTGTCGACGGCGTCAGCAAAACCTACGCCGACGGCCAGCCGGCGGCGCTGGATAACGTGTCGTTGCAGATTGCCGACGGTTCGATCTTCGGTATCGTCGGGCGCAGCGGCGCGGGCAAGAGCACCTTGCTGCGTTGCCTGAACCTGTTGGAACGGCCGAGCGCCGGGCGCATCCTGATGGATGGCCAAGACCTCACCCAACTCACGGGCAAGGCGCTGCGTGCGCAACGCCAGCGCATCGGCATGATCTTCCAGGGCTTCAACCTGCTGCATTCGCGCAACGTCGCGGATAACGTCGCGGTGCCGCTGGAGATCGGCAATGTGCCCAAGCCCGAGCGCGCGGCGCGGGTCGCCGAGTTGTTGGCGTTGGTGGGTTTGAGCGACAAGGCCCAGGCGTTTCCTTCGCAGCTCTCCGGCGGGCAGAAACAGCGCGTCGGCATTGCCCGTGCATTGGCGGCGCGCCCGGCGTATCTGTTGTCGGACGAGGCCACCAGCGCCCTGGACCCGGAAACCACCGCATCGATCCTTGAGTTGCTGCGTGACATCAATCGGCAACTTGGCGTGACCATCGTGCTCATTACCCATGAGCTGGAGGTGGTCAAGGCGATCTGCGACAGCGCGGTGTCCCTGGCCGATGGCCGCGTCGTGGAAAGCGGCACGCTGCTGCAACTGCAGGCCGACCCCGCGTCGCGCCTTGGTCGTTCGCTGGCGCCGAGCCTGCAAGTGGCGAGGGCGGTATGAAGACCGATTGGAATGACATCCTGCAATTGCTGCTCAATGCCACCGGCGAAACCCTGTACATGGTGCTATTGGCCGGGTTGTTTACCTTGTTGATCGGCCTGCCCCTGGGCGTATTGCTGTTTATCAGCCGTCGCGATGGCCTGCTGCCGTTGCCGCGCCTCAATCGTGCGCTGGGCGCGGTGATCAACCTCGGGCGCTCGTTGCCGTTCGTGGTGATGCTGATTGCGTTGATCCCGCTGACACGGCTGATCGTCGGCACGACCTTGGGCAGCACGGCGGCGGTGGTGCCTATCACTATTGGGGCCTTTCCGTTTTTTGCACGCATCGTCGAAACCGCGTTGGACGAAGTGGACAAGGGCCGCATCGAAGCCATCGTGGCCATGGGGGGTGACATCCGCCATGTGATTTTCAAGGTGTTATTGCCCGAAGCCTTGCCGGCGCTGGTGGCCGGCGTGACGTTGACCCTGGTGATGCTGATCGGTTTTTCGTCGATGGCCGGGGTGATCGGCGGCGGCGGGCTGGGGGACTTGGCGATTCGCTACGGTTATCAGCGCTTCAACAACCAGATCATGGTGGTCACGGTGGTTGTGCTGGTGCTGCTGGTGCAGGGCGTGCAAAGCCTGGGGGACCGCTGCGTGCGCTCACTGGCCCATCGTCGCTGAGCCGTCACTGATGCGCCGGTGAAGCCTTGAGCAGCAAGGCCTCGAATACCTGCTGCGCCTGGGGTTCATCGCTGTGGGCCACGTTGAAGCGCATCGAGTCGCGGCGCGTGGGGTCGTAACCGAACAAGGTGCCTGGCGCCAGCACCATGCCCTGTTTCAACGCGTCCTGGGCCAGCAGTTCGCCGTTGACGCCCGGTGGCAGGTGCGCCCAGATAAACATCCCGCCTTCATACGGCGTCGGCAGTTCGCAACCGCAGCGCTTGAGCCATTGCTCGACCCGCGCACCGGCCTCGATCAAGCGTTGTTGCATGCGCTTGCGATGCTTGGCGTAACTGCCTTCGCTGAGCATGCGGTACACCACCTGCTCGAACAGTTCGGACGTTACGCCGCCGCTCATCAACTTCATATTGGTCAGGTTGGCCGCCAGTTGCGGCGCCGCCACCACATAGCTGACGCGCGTGTTGGCGCTGAGGATCTTGGAAAACCCCGACAGGTAGGTGACCTGCTCCAGCCCGGCCAGTGCGGCCAGGTGCGGTGGCGGGTTGGGATGCAGGTCGCCGTAGAGATCATCCTCGACGATATGGCAGTGGTACTGCCGGGTCAGTTGCA
Proteins encoded in this region:
- the tssJ gene encoding type VI secretion system lipoprotein TssJ → MSRTLFSLVMLALPLAGCGLAQTVADGTASAAQAIFYKQVKTLHLDFSARAALNTDTADMNALSLPTLVRVYQLRDDTAVARATYEGLLGDDEQLLAGALLDKHTLVVKPEEGAPLSVPLHKDARFVSVAALFRSPDTRANSWRLTLARDELDPERVRVIELGDNRLRLRPLAKD
- the tssE gene encoding type VI secretion system baseplate subunit TssE, which produces MGESNPSLYELLLQNFAGELPLHQVSEAHQHTLSVLDNLQRILNSRAGALSHLPDYGLPDMGLILQGLPATAHSLIGIMGDTLLTYEPRLAAIAIELLPQALPGHLEYALELQLKDGQRVSVGTTLAPTGDVTLRALKPGAAPER
- a CDS encoding OmpA family protein — protein: MSAVFETHIQVGGDPRHLAEFTAVHAEMAKLGHPARPDVDWARVEQGCLALFQSNGVELNSACFYTLARGQRHGLEGIVQGVVLLTALVGEWSRLWPPMVMVRQTLLEWLCEQLQRLVRSLAGVSPSVSVLLQLDVELARLQARLLPLLGGPLLTLESLRQQVGQLSQRLEPQRLPSAMAPAWPAPVVILPPPALPMRKPRRGLWLGAGVLATAMVTGLWLSGADSDKPSLPEPIRLDSLALFDPGSSTLKPGSTKVLINALVGIKAQPGWLIVIAGHTDASGTVEHNLALSHARASAVRDWMQRMGDLADSCFAVQGLAASQPIASNQTEAGRSANRRVDIQLVPQVGACEEPARAQE
- a CDS encoding helix-turn-helix transcriptional regulator; its protein translation is MNSHLFPHIGKVIASTGSRHFPRMLHDLILTQLAVDATHISQLRASSDGHTRRTISPVYTDSVATMGEEQPAAQMHLTRHKDDVRYVLSVYRSHQSANFSAQERSMLQDFSTLLLPMVEKHIAAIQPCRLDNDGTAPQNQGLETLRRRIEERLVQSGLTLSKRELEVCVGLLAGRTAPELAEQLALKVNTIESYLKRASIKLGISGRHSLLRWMYSTEQTTDV
- a CDS encoding methionine gamma-lyase → MNNKHNAFGFSTRAIHHGYDPKDHHGALVPPIYLSATFAFPTAEYGAACFAGEANGHFYTRISNPTLALLEARMATLENGEAAVAFSSGMGAIAATFWTLLRPGDEVLVSQTLYGCTFALLHHGIGEFGIKVRHVDLTDLAAVRAAITPATRMIYCETPANPTLQLVDIAAVAALAHTQPNITVVVDNTYCTPYLQRPLELGADVVVHSATKYLSGHGDITAGIAVSSLALAQRIRLQGLKDLTGAVMSPQDAALLMRGLKTLALRMDRHCANAQAVAEALDAHPAVQWVTYPGLRSFPQYELAQRQMKLSGGMIAFELKGGIDSGRRFMNALKLFTRAVSLGDAESLAQHPASMTHSTYTPEQRAHHGISEGLVRLSVGLEDIADLLADVQQALAKCTRAAPRHTATVEHALK
- a CDS encoding Lrp/AsnC family transcriptional regulator produces the protein MPVSLDRTDKALLNALQGNARLTVAELAERVSLTTSPCWRRVRNLEESGVISGYQAILSPKALGYGVTAFVSIMMESHTQEIARAFEQRLLAIPEIVACHNVSGRYDFLLEVVAKDLESFGEFAREVLQTLPCVKEIYSSFSYKSVRPLRVIPLPQ
- a CDS encoding isopenicillin N synthase family oxygenase, whose product is MSQLQSITTLPLLDLSQLDAGPQQRQQFLDELRFAARHIGFFYLTGHGIDAALLAEVQQQARAFFALPEADKLAVGMLNSPHFRGYNRAASEITRGQPDLREQFDVGAEREPLSVAQHPAAWARLQGPNQWPAALPELKPLVLGWQQAMTQMALRLLRAFAQALSLPENAFDALYGDKPNEHIKLIRYPGRHAQQSRQGVGAHKDSGFLSFLLQDQQAGLQVEVEEGRWIDASPRPDTLVVNIGELLELASNGYLRATVHRVVSPPLGSERLSLAFFLGAQLDAVVPVYQLAPELLRDAHGPESDPRNPLLRDVGWNYLKGRLRSHPDVAQRFYTDATLPQALSA
- a CDS encoding MetQ/NlpA family ABC transporter substrate-binding protein — encoded protein: MLKKTALSLAVLLASFSVSAADALRVAADPIPHAQILEYVQKLDPGLNLKIIEIPSGVNSNELLAHGDVDANYFQHLPYLNSQEQALGQKFSVAATVHIEPLGIYSRRHNSFAQVPDKGTVAVPNNVTNLSRALYLLQANGLIKLKPGFNDAAKDQATPKDIAENPKHLKILEIESPQIPRALDDVDLAVINGNFALEAGLEPAKDALGLEAAKGNPYANILVTTPKLAKDPRIEQLAKDLRSPQVAKFITEKYAGSVIPVAAE
- a CDS encoding methionine ABC transporter ATP-binding protein; protein product: MIVVDGVSKTYADGQPAALDNVSLQIADGSIFGIVGRSGAGKSTLLRCLNLLERPSAGRILMDGQDLTQLTGKALRAQRQRIGMIFQGFNLLHSRNVADNVAVPLEIGNVPKPERAARVAELLALVGLSDKAQAFPSQLSGGQKQRVGIARALAARPAYLLSDEATSALDPETTASILELLRDINRQLGVTIVLITHELEVVKAICDSAVSLADGRVVESGTLLQLQADPASRLGRSLAPSLQVARAV
- a CDS encoding methionine ABC transporter permease — protein: MKTDWNDILQLLLNATGETLYMVLLAGLFTLLIGLPLGVLLFISRRDGLLPLPRLNRALGAVINLGRSLPFVVMLIALIPLTRLIVGTTLGSTAAVVPITIGAFPFFARIVETALDEVDKGRIEAIVAMGGDIRHVIFKVLLPEALPALVAGVTLTLVMLIGFSSMAGVIGGGGLGDLAIRYGYQRFNNQIMVVTVVVLVLLVQGVQSLGDRCVRSLAHRR